One Microbacterium keratanolyticum DNA window includes the following coding sequences:
- the ngcE gene encoding N-acetylglucosamine/diacetylchitobiose ABC transporter substrate-binding protein → MVSSQKPISRRQVLSLMGLAAVAVPLAACAATPGGTAFGTPSATPVPTLDAKNPFGVTAGTTVDSVIFDNAKNTEFFAYLAKELEKSSSALTLAVTPSAQIAQQVQPRFVAGNPPDLLHSAGAGSIPVATLLPSVLDLNDLVDAPNLEGDVIRDAVYPGVLELADFDGKLAAINYSLSVHALWYSRSLFSKMGWKAPRTWDEAMDLGAAAKKEGKYLFTWGKEAASYYLSMAIDSAIKEGGNEVRVALANLEPKSWSQPAVKAAFTAMKKAVDAGYFLPGGAGTQFKAAQAQWSLRQEAIMYPSGSWIEAEMGAEIADGFEMVGAPNPTVTTKSALPYEAIRFAGGNRFVVPTAGANTVGAKETLRTMLSRDAAIEFARINKSPTILRNTVPKDGFGSTALVSATDLLEQAGTNAYAWDFTDAYPFGDDKGRVMNDFLSGGMSVADALSELQKASDRIREDDTIVKIKAS, encoded by the coding sequence ATGGTCTCGTCTCAGAAGCCGATCAGTCGGCGACAGGTTCTCTCACTCATGGGGTTGGCCGCCGTGGCCGTGCCGCTCGCCGCCTGTGCGGCGACACCGGGCGGAACGGCGTTCGGCACCCCTAGCGCCACCCCGGTTCCCACGCTCGATGCGAAAAACCCGTTCGGGGTCACGGCCGGCACCACTGTTGACAGCGTCATCTTCGACAACGCGAAGAACACCGAGTTCTTCGCCTACCTTGCGAAGGAGCTTGAGAAGTCCTCCTCGGCCCTGACGTTGGCAGTGACGCCGTCTGCGCAGATCGCGCAGCAGGTGCAGCCTCGTTTCGTGGCAGGCAATCCGCCGGACCTGCTTCACTCTGCGGGGGCCGGGTCGATTCCTGTTGCGACGCTGTTGCCGAGCGTGCTCGACCTCAACGATCTCGTAGATGCGCCCAACCTCGAAGGTGACGTCATCCGTGACGCCGTCTATCCCGGGGTGCTCGAGTTGGCCGATTTCGACGGCAAGCTCGCCGCAATCAACTACTCCCTGAGCGTGCATGCCCTGTGGTACTCCCGCAGTCTTTTCTCAAAGATGGGGTGGAAGGCGCCGCGGACCTGGGATGAAGCGATGGACCTCGGCGCAGCGGCGAAGAAGGAGGGCAAGTACCTCTTCACGTGGGGCAAAGAGGCAGCGTCGTACTACCTGTCGATGGCGATCGACAGTGCCATCAAGGAGGGCGGCAACGAGGTGCGCGTCGCGCTCGCCAATCTGGAGCCGAAGTCTTGGAGCCAACCGGCCGTCAAGGCGGCGTTCACGGCGATGAAGAAAGCCGTCGACGCGGGCTACTTCCTTCCGGGCGGCGCTGGCACGCAGTTCAAGGCCGCCCAAGCACAGTGGAGTCTGCGCCAGGAGGCGATCATGTACCCCTCGGGTTCGTGGATCGAAGCGGAGATGGGAGCGGAGATCGCCGACGGCTTCGAGATGGTCGGCGCGCCGAACCCGACAGTGACCACGAAGTCGGCCTTGCCGTATGAGGCGATTCGCTTTGCGGGCGGCAACCGCTTCGTCGTTCCGACCGCTGGGGCGAATACGGTCGGCGCCAAGGAGACACTGCGTACCATGCTGTCCCGCGATGCCGCGATCGAGTTCGCCCGCATCAACAAGTCTCCGACGATCTTGCGCAACACTGTCCCGAAGGACGGTTTCGGCTCTACCGCGCTCGTCTCCGCGACCGACCTGCTCGAACAGGCGGGCACAAACGCCTACGCGTGGGACTTCACGGACGCCTACCCCTTCGGGGACGACAAGGGGCGAGTCATGAACGACTTCCTCTCTGGAGGTATGTCGGTCGCCGATGCGCTCTCCGAGCTGCAAAAGGCGTCGGATCGCATCCGCGAAGATGACACCATCGTGAAGATCAAGGCGTCATGA
- a CDS encoding carbohydrate ABC transporter permease, translating to MTSPVIAPTPETATTRRGGRLGAGGADRLSLLLVFIGVPLALYVTFVIWPMLQAVVYSLTDWSGFTAGFQFIGLGNYAQLMGDESFLIAIRNNLTMLVVMPLITLAIGFALAIMVTIGGDMRGGVSGVKGAAFYRVAAFFPGVIPSIIVGIIFAQVYDPNNGILNGLLTGVGLEQFRSFAWLGDPATAMGATVAAVVWASAGFYMVLFVAAIRGIDTELFDAARLDGAGRVRIALSIVLPGIAKNVKSAYIYVGIAALDVFVFLQAFNPNGGPQRSTLGITQEIYSAAFLDGRFGLACAMGVVLTLLTFIFVALVGLAGRIGRK from the coding sequence ATGACCTCACCTGTCATCGCACCGACTCCCGAGACGGCGACGACGCGGCGGGGTGGTCGCCTCGGTGCGGGAGGCGCTGACCGGCTCTCACTTCTGCTGGTCTTCATCGGAGTGCCGCTGGCGCTCTATGTCACCTTCGTCATCTGGCCGATGCTGCAGGCGGTGGTGTATTCGCTGACGGACTGGTCGGGCTTCACCGCGGGGTTCCAGTTCATCGGCTTGGGCAACTACGCGCAGCTCATGGGCGACGAGTCGTTCTTGATCGCGATTCGCAACAACCTGACGATGCTGGTGGTGATGCCGCTCATCACGCTGGCGATCGGCTTCGCGCTGGCAATCATGGTGACGATCGGCGGAGATATGCGCGGCGGTGTGTCGGGTGTCAAGGGTGCGGCGTTCTATCGCGTCGCTGCCTTCTTCCCGGGAGTCATTCCCTCGATCATCGTCGGGATCATCTTCGCGCAGGTCTACGATCCGAACAACGGCATCCTGAACGGTCTTCTCACGGGCGTGGGTCTCGAGCAGTTCCGTTCATTCGCCTGGCTCGGAGATCCTGCCACCGCCATGGGGGCGACGGTCGCCGCCGTGGTCTGGGCGTCTGCAGGTTTCTACATGGTGCTGTTCGTCGCCGCGATCCGTGGCATAGACACGGAGCTGTTCGACGCCGCTCGTCTGGACGGTGCGGGGCGGGTGCGTATCGCGCTGTCGATCGTGCTGCCGGGGATCGCGAAGAACGTGAAATCCGCGTACATCTATGTCGGCATCGCCGCTCTCGACGTCTTCGTTTTCCTCCAGGCATTCAACCCGAACGGGGGGCCGCAGCGCTCCACACTCGGCATCACGCAGGAGATCTACTCGGCGGCATTCCTGGATGGTCGTTTCGGGTTGGCGTGTGCGATGGGTGTCGTCCTCACGCTGTTGACCTTCATCTTCGTCGCGCTCGTGGGCCTGGCGGGAAGGATCGGAAGAAAATGA
- a CDS encoding carbohydrate ABC transporter permease — protein sequence MTQVLPPISEAAPRHIRHERIVPDAPRRRRASEPFVTFSSQTVMILWTALVFVPLLWTLMSSFKTSREILESPFGLPTRWSFDNYINAWTQAGIGHFFANTVVVVAGALALTMLLGAMCAYALARFDFPGRAFIRNLILAGLTFPVFLAVVPLFFVVQNFGLMNSHIGLIVTYTAYALPFTIFFLAAFFEQLPAEIAEAAAIDGASQWRTFFSVMLPMAAPGMSAIALLNFVGLWNQYLLPLVLITDPSKSVLTQGMQTFAVQAGFNVDFGALFAAAVMTVAPVLIVYLLFQKKLLSSVAQGALK from the coding sequence ATGACTCAGGTGCTCCCACCGATCTCGGAGGCTGCGCCTCGGCACATCCGTCACGAGCGGATCGTCCCCGACGCGCCTCGACGACGCAGGGCCAGCGAGCCCTTCGTCACCTTCTCCTCGCAGACAGTGATGATCCTCTGGACAGCGCTGGTGTTCGTACCGCTGCTGTGGACTCTCATGTCCTCTTTCAAGACGAGTCGAGAGATCCTCGAGTCGCCGTTCGGGTTGCCCACACGATGGAGCTTTGACAACTACATCAACGCCTGGACCCAAGCAGGGATCGGGCATTTCTTCGCGAACACGGTGGTCGTCGTCGCCGGTGCACTCGCGCTCACGATGCTCCTCGGGGCGATGTGCGCCTACGCGCTGGCGCGCTTCGACTTCCCAGGTCGGGCGTTCATTCGCAACCTCATTCTGGCGGGCCTCACGTTTCCTGTGTTCCTCGCCGTCGTGCCGTTGTTCTTCGTGGTGCAGAACTTCGGGCTCATGAACTCTCACATCGGATTGATCGTCACGTACACGGCGTATGCACTGCCGTTCACGATCTTCTTCCTCGCGGCGTTCTTCGAGCAGCTGCCCGCCGAGATCGCCGAGGCGGCCGCGATTGACGGTGCCTCCCAGTGGCGCACGTTCTTCTCGGTGATGCTGCCGATGGCGGCGCCCGGCATGTCGGCGATCGCGCTTCTGAACTTCGTCGGGCTGTGGAATCAGTATCTGCTTCCGCTCGTGCTGATCACCGACCCTTCGAAGTCGGTGCTCACGCAGGGCATGCAGACCTTTGCCGTGCAGGCCGGATTCAACGTCGATTTCGGGGCTCTGTTCGCAGCCGCGGTGATGACAGTGGCACCTGTCTTGATCGTGTACCTGCTGTTCCAGAAGAAGCTCCTGTCGTCGGTGGCGCAGGGTGCGTTGAAATGA
- a CDS encoding N-acetylglucosamine kinase: MTVVLAIDAGGSHTRAACVDAKGTVLGWGRASGGNATSLGEGGVRAIETAARAAITEAAADASTLTAVLCAAGEAPVGRLGELAERLGMHDSSSWHPVGDALGAYFSGSSAPDGIVLIAGTGAIAARVQNAQVVSVVDGLGWLLGDAGSGFWIGREVVSAVAAAADGRGSPTALTEQVFSRIGGATACWSGVRTPDVAAILRAVYDRPPTALAEFAPLAFDAAAEDDAVAASIVSAAASHLATTIETARRGHENLPVVVSGSVLTEGMLRAGVCAGALLEVLQDADLRPATDGVVGAAILALRRRGVEVSEQLRVTIAEQVELRRA, from the coding sequence ATGACGGTGGTTCTGGCTATCGACGCGGGAGGTTCACATACTCGCGCCGCCTGCGTCGACGCCAAGGGCACAGTGCTTGGCTGGGGCAGGGCGAGCGGGGGCAACGCGACATCCCTGGGCGAGGGCGGCGTGCGGGCCATCGAGACGGCGGCGAGGGCGGCGATCACCGAGGCGGCCGCGGATGCCTCGACCCTGACGGCCGTGCTGTGCGCGGCCGGGGAGGCGCCCGTCGGTAGGCTCGGAGAGCTGGCGGAGCGGTTAGGGATGCACGATTCTTCGAGCTGGCATCCTGTGGGGGATGCGTTGGGAGCGTACTTCTCCGGCTCGAGCGCTCCCGACGGTATCGTGCTGATCGCGGGGACGGGCGCCATCGCAGCGCGCGTTCAGAACGCTCAGGTCGTCAGTGTGGTCGACGGGCTCGGTTGGCTCCTGGGCGATGCCGGAAGCGGGTTCTGGATCGGACGGGAAGTTGTCTCTGCGGTGGCTGCGGCTGCGGACGGACGCGGATCGCCGACGGCGTTGACGGAGCAGGTGTTCTCGCGGATTGGGGGCGCGACCGCATGCTGGTCTGGTGTCCGCACCCCGGACGTGGCTGCAATCTTGCGAGCGGTCTACGATCGACCTCCGACGGCCCTCGCCGAGTTCGCACCCCTCGCATTCGACGCTGCAGCGGAGGATGACGCGGTGGCCGCATCGATCGTCTCTGCTGCCGCGAGCCATCTCGCCACCACGATCGAGACCGCCAGGCGCGGGCATGAGAATCTGCCTGTCGTGGTCTCGGGGAGTGTGCTGACGGAGGGGATGCTGCGCGCGGGGGTGTGCGCGGGCGCGCTGCTCGAGGTGCTTCAGGACGCAGACCTGCGACCTGCGACAGACGGGGTCGTGGGCGCTGCGATTCTCGCGCTCCGGCGTCGGGGCGTCGAGGTCTCAGAGCAGTTGAGAGTCACCATAGCGGAGCAGGTCGAACTGCGGCGCGCATGA
- a CDS encoding MgtC/SapB family protein, producing MMDIEWFGPSTLTELTLLVLAFVLSAVIGWERHRKLKSAGMRTHTLVGVGSAVFTLVSAYGFSTVTSEGITLDPSRIAAQIVSGIGFLGAGLIFVRQNSVSGLTTAASIWATAAVGMACGAGSPVLAIMATALQLVAVTLLGRWRRSREHEHRQRAVVLRYRPGKGSLAQVLAVAKRQEATAVVIDSRLMERDGRSQRWEATVTVEARKTRLEDLLADFADVPGVKRVRLVDEDAV from the coding sequence ATGATGGACATCGAGTGGTTTGGGCCGTCGACGCTCACTGAGCTGACACTGCTGGTACTCGCCTTCGTGCTCTCCGCGGTGATCGGGTGGGAACGTCACCGGAAGCTCAAGAGTGCGGGGATGCGCACGCACACTCTCGTTGGCGTCGGATCGGCTGTGTTCACTCTGGTCTCGGCGTACGGATTCAGCACCGTCACGAGCGAGGGCATCACCTTGGATCCATCCCGGATCGCCGCGCAGATCGTCTCGGGGATCGGCTTTCTCGGAGCCGGACTGATCTTCGTGCGGCAGAACAGCGTGTCCGGTCTGACTACGGCGGCGTCGATCTGGGCCACGGCAGCCGTCGGAATGGCCTGCGGCGCCGGGTCTCCCGTGCTCGCAATCATGGCGACAGCCCTTCAGCTTGTCGCAGTCACCCTACTGGGGCGTTGGCGCCGGTCGCGGGAGCATGAGCACCGTCAGCGGGCAGTCGTGCTCAGGTACCGTCCTGGAAAGGGGTCTCTGGCCCAGGTTCTGGCTGTGGCGAAGCGGCAGGAGGCGACAGCAGTCGTGATCGACTCTCGGCTCATGGAGCGAGACGGTCGCTCGCAACGCTGGGAAGCGACGGTGACAGTTGAAGCGCGGAAGACGCGCCTCGAAGACCTCCTGGCCGACTTCGCCGACGTTCCGGGGGTCAAGCGCGTCCGACTTGTCGACGAAGACGCGGTGTAG
- a CDS encoding phage holin family protein, producing the protein MRFIIRVIINAFAIWVVSLIPGLQVTVTSFAPGETLQLVLTLLAIGAIFAIVNTIIGTVIKIVAFPLYILTLGLIGLIINGFLLWLTAAITGWFGWGLSVGNFWWGVVAAIIISIINAVFGAILRPQNKRDRR; encoded by the coding sequence ATGCGCTTCATCATCCGCGTCATCATCAACGCCTTCGCCATCTGGGTCGTCTCGTTGATCCCAGGCCTGCAGGTGACCGTCACCTCCTTCGCCCCCGGCGAGACGCTGCAGCTCGTGCTCACGCTGCTCGCGATCGGTGCGATCTTCGCGATCGTGAACACGATCATCGGCACCGTGATCAAGATCGTGGCGTTCCCGCTCTACATCCTCACGCTCGGCCTCATCGGGCTGATCATCAACGGCTTCCTGCTGTGGTTGACCGCCGCGATCACCGGCTGGTTCGGGTGGGGTCTGAGCGTCGGCAACTTCTGGTGGGGCGTCGTCGCGGCGATCATCATCTCGATCATCAATGCCGTCTTCGGGGCGATCCTCCGCCCGCAGAACAAGCGCGACCGACGCTGA
- a CDS encoding cupin domain-containing protein produces the protein MTDYEVTQIGAPDAWRDHFGGFDAARSRDGRRVVDHELTMQYIGMTANALEPGEEAGYWHTHSEVEELYVFLDGEGQMGLDDDLVEVRTGSVVRVGQHVWRTWRARPDSTTQLRWLCIRAGGTPLPHMPNDGSRNPDKPMPW, from the coding sequence ATGACCGACTACGAGGTGACGCAGATCGGCGCCCCGGACGCCTGGCGGGACCACTTCGGCGGGTTCGATGCCGCACGCTCGCGCGACGGCCGACGGGTCGTTGACCATGAGCTGACGATGCAGTACATCGGCATGACCGCCAATGCGCTCGAACCGGGCGAGGAAGCCGGCTACTGGCACACGCACAGCGAGGTGGAGGAGCTTTACGTGTTCCTCGACGGTGAAGGCCAGATGGGCCTCGATGACGATCTCGTCGAGGTGCGCACCGGGTCGGTGGTGCGGGTCGGGCAGCACGTGTGGCGCACCTGGCGGGCACGGCCGGACAGCACGACACAGCTGCGGTGGCTGTGCATCCGCGCCGGCGGGACGCCTCTGCCGCACATGCCCAATGACGGATCGCGAAACCCCGACAAGCCGATGCCCTGGTGA
- a CDS encoding histidinol-phosphate transaminase, whose amino-acid sequence MTEPTLPRIRPEIAALPPYRQGKPAGADAFKLSSNENPFDPLPSVVDVLARQTPMNRYPDATAAALRTRLGERYGVAPDAVHVASGSVSILYQFVLAAASVGDEVIYAWRSFEAYPGLPLVAGATGVPVPLLPDSRHDLDAMADAVTDRTRAIIVCTPNNPTGPIVTSAEFAAFVEKVPSDVLILLDEAYSEFVTAPDAVDGLAERVFEKHPNVVVLRTFSKAFGLAGLRVGYAIGHPSVLDAARTTAIPLSVTSAAELAAIASLDAEDELRDRVAVIVERRTELVAGLRAQGWDVPDAQGNFVWLPAGEQTMAVAEAFDAAGLIVRPFAGDGLRISVGEHESVEKVLRAAESVVHTLQP is encoded by the coding sequence GTGACCGAGCCCACGCTGCCCCGCATCCGCCCTGAGATCGCCGCTCTGCCCCCGTACCGTCAGGGCAAGCCCGCAGGCGCAGACGCGTTCAAGCTCTCCAGCAACGAGAACCCCTTCGACCCGCTGCCGTCGGTCGTCGACGTTCTGGCGCGGCAGACGCCCATGAACCGCTACCCGGATGCGACGGCCGCAGCACTCCGCACGCGACTGGGGGAGCGCTACGGCGTCGCGCCCGACGCCGTCCACGTGGCATCCGGAAGCGTGTCGATCCTCTACCAGTTCGTCCTGGCTGCGGCGAGCGTCGGCGATGAGGTCATCTACGCCTGGCGCTCTTTCGAGGCCTACCCCGGGCTGCCGCTCGTCGCCGGCGCTACAGGCGTGCCGGTGCCGCTGCTGCCCGACTCCCGCCACGATCTCGACGCGATGGCGGATGCCGTCACCGATCGCACCCGCGCGATCATCGTCTGCACGCCGAACAACCCGACCGGGCCGATCGTCACGAGCGCCGAGTTCGCCGCCTTCGTCGAAAAGGTTCCGTCCGACGTGCTGATCCTGCTCGATGAGGCGTACAGCGAGTTCGTCACCGCGCCCGACGCCGTCGACGGCCTCGCCGAGCGCGTGTTCGAGAAGCACCCGAACGTGGTCGTGCTCCGGACCTTCTCGAAGGCGTTCGGTCTGGCGGGGCTCCGCGTCGGCTACGCGATCGGTCACCCCTCGGTGCTCGACGCCGCCCGCACGACCGCGATCCCGCTGTCGGTCACGTCCGCGGCCGAGCTTGCGGCGATCGCGAGCCTCGACGCCGAGGACGAGCTGCGCGACCGTGTCGCCGTCATCGTCGAGCGCCGTACCGAACTTGTCGCGGGGCTGCGCGCCCAGGGATGGGACGTGCCGGACGCGCAGGGCAACTTCGTGTGGCTTCCCGCGGGCGAGCAGACGATGGCCGTCGCTGAGGCGTTCGACGCCGCAGGACTCATCGTGCGCCCGTTCGCCGGAGACGGTCTGCGTATATCCGTCGGTGAGCATGAATCCGTGGAGAAAGTCCTACGAGCTGCGGAATCCGTTGTGCACACTCTCCAGCCCTGA
- a CDS encoding thiamine pyrophosphate-dependent dehydrogenase E1 component subunit alpha codes for MTAADPALVRILDADGAFTPSPAADEYLPLIEALTDAELEQFYRDMVVIRAVDTQAINLQRQGQLALWPPSRGQEAAQVGSAHAARPQDTIFPSYREHVVTRIRGVDTIDVIKLMRGISHGGWDPTDPKNGNTRLYTLVLGSQTLHATGYAMGLAFDGKHASGDADVDQAVMVYYGDGASSQGDVHEAMVFAASYQVPEVFFLQNNQWAISVPVETQSRVPLVLRGRGYGMPSIQVDGNDVLASYAVTRRALDEARAGQGPRAIEAVTYRMGAHTTTDDPTKYRGTDEESQWAQKDPIARMRAFLEGRGAAASFFTDVDSEAAEAADDLRVRTNALPGPDPSNMFDNVYSEAHPLMEEQRAWRAQYEASFTTEEQA; via the coding sequence GTGACAGCTGCCGACCCCGCTCTCGTTCGCATCCTCGATGCCGACGGCGCGTTCACCCCGAGTCCTGCTGCCGACGAGTATCTGCCGCTGATCGAAGCGCTGACGGATGCCGAGCTCGAGCAGTTCTACCGCGACATGGTCGTGATCCGCGCCGTGGACACGCAGGCGATCAACCTGCAACGTCAGGGCCAGCTCGCCCTGTGGCCACCGAGCCGCGGACAGGAGGCGGCGCAGGTCGGATCCGCGCACGCCGCGCGACCACAGGACACGATCTTCCCCTCGTACCGCGAGCACGTCGTGACCCGCATCCGCGGCGTCGACACGATCGATGTCATCAAGCTCATGCGCGGCATCTCGCACGGCGGGTGGGACCCGACCGATCCCAAGAACGGCAACACGCGTCTGTACACCCTGGTGCTCGGCTCGCAGACGCTGCACGCGACCGGATATGCGATGGGTCTCGCGTTTGACGGCAAGCACGCGTCCGGCGATGCCGACGTCGATCAGGCCGTCATGGTCTACTACGGCGATGGCGCCTCCAGCCAGGGCGACGTGCACGAGGCGATGGTCTTCGCCGCGAGCTACCAGGTGCCCGAGGTCTTCTTCCTGCAGAACAACCAGTGGGCCATCTCGGTTCCGGTCGAGACGCAGTCGCGCGTCCCGCTCGTGCTGCGCGGTCGCGGCTACGGAATGCCCAGCATCCAGGTCGACGGCAACGATGTGCTCGCCAGCTACGCGGTCACCCGACGTGCGCTCGATGAGGCACGCGCCGGCCAGGGCCCTCGGGCGATCGAGGCCGTCACCTACCGCATGGGCGCGCACACCACGACGGACGACCCCACGAAGTACCGCGGGACCGACGAAGAGTCGCAGTGGGCGCAGAAAGACCCGATCGCGCGCATGCGCGCCTTCCTCGAAGGGCGCGGAGCGGCGGCATCCTTCTTCACGGATGTCGACTCGGAAGCCGCCGAGGCCGCCGACGACCTGCGCGTGCGCACGAACGCCCTGCCCGGGCCGGACCCATCGAACATGTTCGACAACGTCTACAGCGAGGCCCACCCGCTCATGGAAGAGCAGCGCGCGTGGCGTGCCCAGTACGAAGCATCCTTCACGACGGAGGAGCAGGCATGA
- a CDS encoding alpha-ketoacid dehydrogenase subunit beta yields the protein MTLETMTFAKALNAGMRRAMEDNPKVLLMGEDIGQLGGVFRVTEHLQRDFGPQRVLDTPLAESGIVGTAIGLAMAGFSPVCEIQFDGFVYPAFDQITSQLAKLTYRHEGAISMPIVIRIPYGGHIGAVEHHQESPEAYFTHTAGLRVISPSTPNDAYWMIQEAIASKDPVIFMEPKSRYWHKGEVETDASALPLHASRVARRGTDVTLVGHGAMVATLLQAAALAESEGTSCEVIDLRSLSPVDYGPILDSVRSTGRMVYAQEAPGFNSLGSEIAATVMERAFYALEAPVLRVSGYDIPFPPAKIEGAYLPDADRILEAVDRALAY from the coding sequence ATGACCCTCGAGACGATGACCTTCGCCAAGGCGCTCAACGCCGGTATGCGCAGGGCGATGGAAGACAACCCCAAGGTGCTGCTCATGGGAGAGGACATCGGCCAGCTCGGCGGCGTCTTCCGTGTTACCGAGCACCTGCAGCGTGACTTCGGTCCGCAGCGCGTGCTCGACACCCCGCTGGCCGAGTCCGGCATCGTCGGCACGGCGATCGGACTCGCGATGGCCGGATTCAGCCCGGTCTGCGAGATCCAGTTCGACGGTTTCGTGTACCCGGCCTTCGACCAGATCACCTCGCAGCTTGCGAAGCTGACCTACCGCCACGAGGGCGCGATCTCGATGCCCATTGTCATCCGGATCCCCTACGGCGGGCACATCGGTGCCGTCGAGCACCACCAGGAGAGCCCGGAGGCGTACTTCACGCACACCGCGGGTCTCCGCGTGATCTCACCGTCGACGCCGAACGACGCCTACTGGATGATCCAGGAGGCGATCGCGTCGAAGGATCCCGTCATCTTCATGGAGCCCAAGAGCCGGTACTGGCACAAGGGCGAGGTGGAGACGGATGCCTCGGCCCTGCCGCTGCACGCGTCCCGTGTCGCGCGTCGCGGCACGGATGTGACCCTCGTCGGTCACGGTGCCATGGTCGCGACCCTGCTGCAGGCCGCGGCGCTCGCCGAGTCCGAGGGGACCAGCTGCGAGGTCATCGATCTGCGCTCGCTCTCACCGGTCGACTACGGACCGATCCTCGACTCCGTGCGCTCGACCGGCCGCATGGTCTACGCGCAGGAGGCGCCGGGCTTCAACAGCCTGGGCAGCGAGATCGCGGCGACCGTCATGGAGCGCGCCTTCTATGCGCTGGAGGCTCCGGTGCTGCGGGTGTCGGGCTACGACATCCCCTTCCCTCCGGCGAAGATCGAGGGCGCGTACCTGCCCGACGCCGACCGTATTCTCGAAGCCGTCGACCGCGCGCTCGCGTACTGA
- a CDS encoding dihydrolipoamide acetyltransferase family protein, which translates to MSTQTFILPDVGEGLTEAEIVTWKVAPGDTVAINDVICEIETAKSLVELPSPHAGTVGELLAAEGDTVEVGAPIITFVSADAAPAAAAPVTPSVPGESGGSVLVGYGSAGAVSSRRRKAPERPVRASVGVVAKPPIRKLARDLGVNLADVTPSGADGEVTRDDVVKQAEQASVFRNIQTPEWGAVREETRPAPASAPVGLARGIAPGDPARTESIPVKGVRKATSSAMVQSAYSAPHVTVWKEVDASRTMELVKRLKASPDFADIKVSPLLIMARAVIWAARRTPMVNAAWVDTDSGAEILVRHYVNLGIAAATPRGLLVPNIKDAQLLGMKDLARALERLTLTAREGKTSPADQQGGTITITNIGVFGMDAGTPIINPGEAGIVAMGTIAQKPWVVDGEVRPRWVTTVSGSFDHRVIDGDGMSRFIADVAAVLEEPALLVD; encoded by the coding sequence ATGAGCACCCAGACCTTCATCCTCCCCGACGTCGGCGAGGGCTTGACCGAGGCCGAGATCGTCACCTGGAAGGTCGCCCCCGGCGACACCGTGGCGATCAACGACGTCATCTGCGAGATCGAGACGGCCAAGTCGCTCGTCGAGCTTCCCTCGCCGCACGCGGGCACGGTCGGCGAGCTGCTGGCCGCGGAGGGGGACACGGTCGAGGTGGGTGCTCCGATCATCACCTTCGTGAGCGCGGATGCTGCGCCCGCCGCCGCTGCGCCCGTGACGCCGTCCGTTCCGGGGGAGAGCGGTGGATCCGTCCTTGTCGGCTATGGCTCCGCGGGTGCGGTGTCCTCGCGGCGCCGCAAGGCCCCGGAGCGTCCGGTGCGCGCATCCGTGGGTGTCGTGGCGAAGCCTCCGATCCGCAAGCTCGCCCGCGATCTCGGTGTGAACCTGGCCGACGTGACCCCGTCGGGTGCGGACGGCGAGGTGACTCGCGATGACGTCGTGAAGCAGGCCGAGCAGGCGAGCGTGTTCCGCAACATCCAGACACCCGAGTGGGGTGCTGTGCGCGAAGAGACCCGGCCGGCACCGGCATCCGCTCCGGTTGGTCTCGCCCGGGGCATCGCCCCCGGCGACCCGGCTCGCACCGAGTCGATCCCCGTCAAGGGCGTGCGCAAGGCGACGTCGTCTGCCATGGTGCAGAGCGCGTACTCGGCGCCGCACGTGACGGTGTGGAAAGAGGTGGATGCCTCGCGCACGATGGAGCTCGTCAAGCGCCTGAAGGCCTCTCCGGACTTCGCCGACATCAAGGTGTCGCCGCTGCTCATCATGGCGCGCGCCGTGATCTGGGCCGCGCGCCGCACTCCCATGGTCAACGCCGCCTGGGTCGACACCGACTCGGGTGCCGAGATCCTGGTGCGCCACTACGTGAACCTCGGCATCGCCGCGGCCACGCCCCGCGGCCTGCTCGTGCCGAACATCAAGGACGCCCAGCTGCTCGGCATGAAGGATCTCGCCCGTGCGCTGGAGCGACTGACGCTCACCGCGCGCGAGGGCAAGACCTCGCCGGCGGATCAGCAGGGCGGCACGATCACCATCACGAACATCGGCGTCTTCGGCATGGATGCGGGCACCCCGATCATCAACCCGGGTGAGGCGGGCATCGTCGCCATGGGCACGATCGCGCAGAAGCCGTGGGTCGTCGACGGCGAGGTGCGCCCCCGCTGGGTGACGACGGTCTCGGGCTCGTTCGACCACCGCGTGATCG